GACGGCGACACCGACCTCTACGACCTGGAGGCCGCGGTCGGGCCGCTGGTCGTGGTGGTCGGCTCCGAGGGGCGCGGCCTGTCCCGCCTGGTCGGCGAGACCTGCGACCTCACCGTCAGCATCCCGATGGTCTCCGACGTCGAGTCGCTCAACGCCAGCGTCGCCGCCGCGGTGACCCTCGCCGAGGTCGCCCGCCGCCGGGCCGTCGAGGCCTGACCCCGCACGAGACACGAAAAAGGGGCGGTCCGCCGAAGCGGGCCGCCCCTTTCTGCGTACGTCAGATCCGGCTGCCGGTGGTGGCGTGGAACATGTGGCTCTGGCCGGCCCGCGGCTTCACGAACACGGTGTCACCCATGTTCGGCATGCTGCGCCGGTCGGTACGGACCACGAAGCGCTCGTTGTGGCCCTCCAGCGCGGCGTGGCCGTAGACGTTGGCGTCGGAGCCCAGGTCCTCGACCAGCTCGACCACGACCGGCATGCCGCCCTCGGTCGGGCTGACCATGTCGCAGTCCTCCGGGCGGAAGCCGACGGTCACCTTGCCGTTGCCGCCCTCGGCCTGGGCCGCGGCGACCTGCTCCCGGGTGAGCGGGATGTACATCTCGGCGAAGGCCGCGCCGTGCTCGGTCAGCGGCACGGTCTTGATGTTCATCGCGGGGGAGCCGATGAAGCCGGCGACGAAGACGTTGGCCGGGGTGTCGTAGAGCGCCCGCGGGGTGTCCACCTGCTGGAGCACGCCGTCGAGCATGACCGCGACCCGGTGACCCATGGTCATGGCCTCGACCTGGTCGTGGGTGACGTAGACGGTGGTGATGCCGAGCTTCGCCTGCAGCGACGCGATCTGCGTACGGGTCTGCACCCGGAGCTTGGCGTCGAGGTTCGACAGCGGCTCGTCCATGAGGAAGACCTGCGGCTCGCGGACGATCGCCCGGCCCATCGCGACCCGCTGGCGCTGGCCACCGGAGAGCGCCTTCGGCTTACGGTTGAGGTATTCCTCGAGCTGGAGCAGCCCGGCCGCCTCCTTGACCCGCCGGTCGATCTCCGACTTCGAGGTCTTGCGCAGCTTGAGCGCGAACGCCATGTTCTCGTACACCGTCATGTGCGGGTAGAGGGCGTAGTTCTGGAAGACCATCGCGATGTCGCGGGCCTTCGGGGGCAGGTGGGTGACGTCGCGGTCGTCGATGTAGATCGCGCCCTCGTCGACGTCCTCCAGGCCGGCGAGCATGCGCAGGCTGGTGGACTTGCCGCAACCCGAGGGGCCGACCAGGACGAGGAACTCGCCGTCGCCGATCTCGAGGTCGAGCTGGTTGACGGCGGGCCGCTCGGTGCCCGCGTAGATGCGGGACGCCTTGGCGTAGGTGACCGTAGCCATGATGGAGCGCTTCCTTTCACCGGCAGGAACGTGCCGGACGATCCGAGTGAAGGAGCGACCGGCACCCGTGGTGCCGGTCAGCGGACGTCACCCGGGCAGCCGAGGCCGACCGGAGTGTCGTCCGTGTCACTGCACGGTAAACGGGTTTTCCGTACCTGCCAAGGCGGGGAACACGGGGTGGGACGGACGGCATACGCATTTCGGTCAGCCGGGCACTCCCGGGCATCAATCCCCACAGTCCCCAGTCGATCCCGGGGACGATCCGTCGGCAGGCGGTCGGTAAATTGACGTTTCCCGTGCTCGGGAGGCCTGCCGAGCGGGAAATCCGGACGTCAGTCGCTATGCTGACGACGACGCCGCACGCCCCTGTAGCTCAGCTGGCCAGAGCACTCGCCTTGTAAGCGAGATGTCGCCGGTTCGATCCCGGCCGGGGGCTCTATATCCGCTCCACCTGCGCAAACGTCGGTAAGCCTCGACAAGAGGAGTACCGAACGATGCTCAAAGACCAATCGCTTATGGCCGCTGACCTGGTGTCACCCAGGCAGCGGGCGCGGGCACGGTGGATCGCATGACCCGCCACCCGAAGACCCGCCGACCCGACCCGGGCGCCTACCAGACCTGGATCAACTCCTGGCGCCTGAGCATGGAAGCCCAGGGACTCAGCGCCCGCACCGTCACCCTCTACGTCGACGTCGCCCAGTTCTTCGGCGGCTGGCTGACCGTCACCCACCCGAAGATCCGCGACTGGGACCAGGTCGGCCGCGACGAGCTCCGCGGCTTCTTCGCCTGGCTGCGCCAGGGCAGCGACGCCGGCAAGCCCTGCCCGCACGCCCTACGCGATCCCGCCGCCGCGCCGCCTGCGTGCCAGGGGTACGGCAAGGGCTACGTCAACAACGTCGGCCGGTCCCTGCAGCAGTTCTTCGGCTGGTACGCCGAGGAGGAGGAGCTGCCCAACCCCTTCGTCAAGGTGACCGTGCCCGCGGCTCCTCGCGCCGACGAGGCCCCACCGCCGGTGCTGACCCCCGAGCAGCTCCAGGCCCTCATCCGCGACGCCGAGCGCGGCCGCGACTTCGAATCCCGGCGCGACGCCGCGATGCTGCGGCTGTTCATGTGCACCGGCACTCGGCTGGCCGAGCTGGCACTGCTGCAGCTCGACGACGTCAATCTTCAGCGCCGCGAGGCGGTTGTCACGGGCAAGGGGAGCAGACAGCGGATCGTGCCCTTCGACCAGCGCGCCGCCCTGGCCCTCGACCGGTACATCCGGGTCCGGACCAAGCACCCCGCCGGGTACCTCCCGGCACTCTGGCTCGGCGTCCGCCGCAGGCAGGCGATGACACCCAACGGCGTCTACCAGATGCTCGTCCGCCGCGGCGAGCACCTCGGCATCCGGATCTACCCGCACCTGCTGCGCCACACCTTCGCCCACCGGTGGCTCGACGCCGGCGGCGCCGAGGGCGACCTCATGGCCCTCGCCGGATGGGACTCCAACCAGATGCTCCGCCACTACGGACGCTCCGCGAAGTCCGCACGGGCGCGTCGGGCCTACGACCGGATCGACGTGATGGGCGGAATTTGATCGACGTAGATATGGGCGTGAGCAGCGTTTTTAAGCGTGAGTCGAACCGCATGTGAGGGGGTTGTTACAAATTGCAGATAGCGCAACTTGCACATTGGTACGTGCTGATCACGGCGGGTAGGTTCCGGTGACCGCCGAGCAAACAGGAGGTCGCCTCACATGTGGCAGCAGATGACCATCGCGCTCTTCGCCACGCTCACCCTCTCCACGCCATCCGCCGACCCGTCACACCCAGTGCGAGACGTCATTGACGGGCTCTTTGGTAAGCCCTCCGCCACGTCTCCAGCGCCAGCAACTCCCGCGCCTACCCGGTCATCCACCACTCCGGCTGGAGCGGCCCCCTCGACCGCGCCGGCGGGTCGCGCTACCGCAGGCCCGTCTTCGGGGCGTCCGACGGTCGGATCGGCCCCCGTACGTCCAGCAGCACCGCCGGACCAGCAGCTGGCCGGCAAGAGGGGCGTTCCGCCAGCGGCCGCCCCGTCTGACGCCGGAGTCGCACCGGCTCCTGCTGCGGAAAGCAGCGGGCGGGCTGGTGATGCTGCTCGACCGGCCCCGGGCAACCGTCAGACCGTGCACCTCGCCCTGCTGTTCCTGGCTCTGCTCATCGCTGGGGTCTGCGCCGTGGCCATCCCGGTCGTGCGTCGCCGCGCCAGGAGCCGCGGCTTCGATCAGGGATTCCTCGAAGGCGCCGCCGGCGAGACACGTCCGGCGGAACCCGAGACACGGCTGCGGCTGGTCCAGGACGCGCAGTGACCTACCATGCCTCCGCCACGTACACGCCGACGCCGGCGCGGCCGACAGTGAGGCCTCGGTCGCGGGTCAGCTCCAAGGCGCGCTGGATGGTGGACACGCTGACCGAGTACAGGTCCGCGAACTCCCGCAGGCTGGGCAGCTTCTCCCCTGGCGGGTACTCACCCGCACGGATGCGCGCGGATAGGTCGTCCGCGATTTCCCGGGACGACATAGGTATGGGCATGGTGGATCTCCCTGGCTGGCACGCCGATTCGATCACGCACCGACATCCGCCTCAAGCAGTGATTGCACCTAGGTCACACAGTGGCCTAGCGTGAGCAGCGGGTTGACCGTCCCTGGCTGGCGTCCGGGTCGAGACACCCAGGCCGGGAGGCGACTCGATCGCCTCCCGGCCTTTCCGTGCTCCTGGGAGTACCGTCGAGAGTGGCGGGCCCGCCGGTTGTAGCGGTCGGCGGGCCGCCGCCCAGACCGCTACCTGGGAGAGCCGATCATGAGCACACCGACCACGGGCCAGCGTCTCGCCCGGATCCGCCGCAAGGCCCAGCTCACGCAGGAGGCGCTGGCCGAGGCCTCCGGCGTCAGCGTCGATACCATCCGCAAGCTGGAGCAGGGGGTCCGCCACAGCGCGCGGCTGGACACACTGCACGCGCTCGCTCGCCCCCTGGGCGTGGCCACCACCGCCCTGCTCGGCGACGCGTCGGAGGCCGCAGC
This genomic interval from Micromonospora sp. CCTCC AA 2012012 contains the following:
- a CDS encoding tyrosine-type recombinase/integrase, with protein sequence MTRHPKTRRPDPGAYQTWINSWRLSMEAQGLSARTVTLYVDVAQFFGGWLTVTHPKIRDWDQVGRDELRGFFAWLRQGSDAGKPCPHALRDPAAAPPACQGYGKGYVNNVGRSLQQFFGWYAEEEELPNPFVKVTVPAAPRADEAPPPVLTPEQLQALIRDAERGRDFESRRDAAMLRLFMCTGTRLAELALLQLDDVNLQRREAVVTGKGSRQRIVPFDQRAALALDRYIRVRTKHPAGYLPALWLGVRRRQAMTPNGVYQMLVRRGEHLGIRIYPHLLRHTFAHRWLDAGGAEGDLMALAGWDSNQMLRHYGRSAKSARARRAYDRIDVMGGI
- a CDS encoding winged helix-turn-helix domain-containing protein; amino-acid sequence: MPIPMSSREIADDLSARIRAGEYPPGEKLPSLREFADLYSVSVSTIQRALELTRDRGLTVGRAGVGVYVAEAW
- a CDS encoding ABC transporter ATP-binding protein encodes the protein MATVTYAKASRIYAGTERPAVNQLDLEIGDGEFLVLVGPSGCGKSTSLRMLAGLEDVDEGAIYIDDRDVTHLPPKARDIAMVFQNYALYPHMTVYENMAFALKLRKTSKSEIDRRVKEAAGLLQLEEYLNRKPKALSGGQRQRVAMGRAIVREPQVFLMDEPLSNLDAKLRVQTRTQIASLQAKLGITTVYVTHDQVEAMTMGHRVAVMLDGVLQQVDTPRALYDTPANVFVAGFIGSPAMNIKTVPLTEHGAAFAEMYIPLTREQVAAAQAEGGNGKVTVGFRPEDCDMVSPTEGGMPVVVELVEDLGSDANVYGHAALEGHNERFVVRTDRRSMPNMGDTVFVKPRAGQSHMFHATTGSRI